A genomic segment from Desulfurella amilsii encodes:
- a CDS encoding type 4a pilus biogenesis protein PilO — translation MAQNKLIGKSQLSSQFSDIPQSQKIIIAVVIVIGLALIWYFSYFQGLYSKAKQLNSEITQLSEFEKKLPLEMKKYADISKKLQRYKEMLPGKEAIPKLLVDIHSTITKVGVSMNKFSPQSISTQNQNATYTTTPLQISITGTYNQIGNTFEVLSNMLRLVKVTDFSISPSSNANSNVLNVDFKAETYSLKNPDQNTKNGKAK, via the coding sequence ATGGCGCAAAATAAATTAATTGGCAAAAGCCAACTTTCCAGTCAGTTTAGCGATATACCACAATCCCAAAAGATCATTATAGCTGTAGTTATTGTGATCGGTTTGGCTCTCATTTGGTATTTTAGCTATTTTCAAGGTTTATATTCTAAAGCAAAACAGCTTAATTCGGAAATTACACAACTCAGCGAGTTTGAGAAAAAACTTCCTTTAGAGATGAAAAAATATGCCGATATAAGTAAAAAACTACAAAGGTATAAAGAAATGTTGCCTGGAAAAGAAGCGATCCCAAAACTACTTGTAGATATTCATTCTACAATAACAAAGGTTGGTGTTTCAATGAATAAGTTTTCGCCACAATCTATTAGCACTCAAAACCAGAATGCCACTTATACAACTACACCCCTACAGATTAGCATAACAGGTACGTATAACCAAATTGGTAATACATTTGAAGTATTAAGCAACATGCTAAGACTAGTTAAAGTAACAGATTTTTCAATCAGTCCTTCAAGCAATGCCAATAGCAATGTTTTAAACGTTGATTTTAAAGCAGAGACTTATTCACTAAAAAACCCTGATCAAAACACAAAAAATGGGAAAGCAAAATGA
- a CDS encoding PilN domain-containing protein: MIEINLLSSIGEKQKQRGLQERFWFVLLIVVLVECALLFGISAFEKSKIKHLEEKKAYLSNLSNKIRVIQNDEAKARQLVNTISKLETGKNLPVEILYALSSALPNNVWLSRVEKQGNTLNITASSLDIDSISLFMNNLLKEKIINEVRFNQGVTKTNVSQQNIYQFSLICALRGNYGAK, translated from the coding sequence ATGATAGAGATAAATTTACTTAGTAGTATTGGTGAAAAACAAAAACAAAGGGGTTTACAAGAGAGATTTTGGTTTGTACTGTTAATTGTGGTATTAGTGGAGTGTGCTTTATTATTTGGCATAAGTGCTTTTGAGAAATCAAAAATAAAACACTTAGAAGAAAAAAAAGCTTATTTGAGTAATTTGTCTAACAAAATAAGGGTTATTCAAAATGATGAGGCAAAGGCCCGTCAGCTTGTTAATACAATATCAAAGCTTGAAACTGGCAAAAACCTTCCAGTTGAAATTTTATATGCTTTGTCAAGCGCACTGCCAAACAATGTGTGGTTAAGCAGAGTGGAAAAACAAGGGAATACACTAAATATTACTGCATCAAGCTTAGATATTGACTCTATTTCATTATTTATGAACAACCTTTTGAAAGAAAAAATTATAAACGAAGTACGGTTTAACCAGGGTGTGACAAAGACAAACGTTTCACAGCAAAATATTTATCAATTTTCACTTATTTGCGCCTTACGAGGTAATTATGGCGCAAAATAA